Genomic DNA from Candidatus Sphingomonas phytovorans:
CCTGCCTCGCCGTGTCTGGTCGCGGCGCAGAATTCATCGGCGTTGCCCGATCGGGGCTTCATCGCCCCTCGCACGCGCCGAAACCGTGATTACCTACACCCCTAACCGACCGCGGGAGCGGCCAAGGAGATCAGCATGACGATCAACGGCGAAATGTTCATCGGCGCGCGCGCCGTGCGCGGCACCCAGGGCGAGATTCGCGCGGTCCAGGCGGAGACCGGCGAGTCGATGGAGCCCGCATTCGGCGGCGCCACGCTTGAGGATCTCGATGCCGCCTGCGCCCTCGCCGACTCAGCGTTCGACGCCTATCGCGAGACCTCACCCGAGGATCGCGCCAGGTTCCTCGAAGCCATCGCCGACAATATCATGGGCATCGGCGACGAACTGATCGAGCGCGCCATGGCCGAGAGCGGCCTGCCGCGCGGCCGCCTCGAGGGCGAGCGCGGTCGGACGTGCGGCCAGCTCCGCCTGTTCGCCCAGGTCGTGCGCGACGGCCATTATCTCGACGTGCGCATCGACCATGCCGATCCGGCGCGGACCCCGGCGCCGAAACCCGACCTGCGCCTGCGCAACATCCCGGTCGGCCCGGTCGCCGTGTTCGGCGCGTCCAACTTCCCGCTCGCCTTCTCGGTCGCGGGGGGAGACACCGCCTCGGCGCTCGCCGCCGGCTGCCCGGTCGTTGCCAAGGCGCACAGCGCGCATCCCGGCACCTCCGAACTGGTCGGCCGCGCGGTGCGCAAAGCCGTCGCCGATTGCGGCCTGCCCGAAGGCGTCTTCTCGCTGTTGTTCGATTCCGGCCGCACCATCGGCCAGGGCCTGGTTGCCGACGCGCGCATCAAGGCGGCCGGCTTCACCGGCTCGCGTGGCGGCGGCACGGCGCTGATGAAGATCGCGCAGAACCGTGCCGAGCCGATCCCGGTCTATGCCGAGATGAGCTCGATCAACCCGGTCATCCTGTTCCCGAACGCGCTCGCGGCGAAGGCTGAATCGACCGCCAGGGCGTTCGTCGGCTCGCTGACACTGGGCGCCGGGCAGTTCTGCACCAACCCCGGCCTGATCCTCGGCATCGACGGCCCCGATCTCGACACCTTCGTCGCGGCGGCGGCGGCGGCGCTGGGCGACATGCCGGCAGCGACGATGCTCACCCCGGGCATCGCGAAGGCCTATCAGACGGGCGTCGAGGCGATCGGCAGCCACAACACCGTCGAGACGGTCGCGCGTGGCAAGGCCGGGCATCACTGCCAGGGCCAGGCCGGCCTGTTCCAGACCAGCGCCGAGGATTTCCTCGCTCATCACGAGCTGCAGGATGAAATCTTCGGCGCCGCGTCGCTGATCGTGCGCTGCGCCGATCTGGAGACGGTGACCAATGTCGTCGATCATCTCGAGGGCCAGCTCACCGGGGCGATCCACATCGTCGAGGCTGATCATCCCGAGGCGGCGAAGCTGATCCCGCATCTTGAGCGCAAGGTCGGCCGCATCCTGGTCAACGGCTTCGGCACCGGCGTGGAAGTGGCCCATGCCATGGTCCATGGCGGACCCTATCCCTCGACCGCCGATGGCCGCTCGACCTCGGTCGGCAGCAAGGCGATCGATCGCTTCCTGCGGCCTGTCTCCTACCAGGATCTGCCTGACGATCTGCTCCCGGCGGCGCTGAAGCAGGCCAACCCGCTTGGGATCGAGCGCCTCGTGGACGGCAAGCGCTGATGGGCGTGCGGCTGGTCGGCATTTCGGGAAGCCTGAGGCGGCATTCCTACAATGCCGGCCTGTTGCGGGCGGCGCGGGAGGCGATGCCGGAGGGCCACGAACTGGCGATCCATACGATCGCCGGCGTCCCGCTCTACAATGGCGATGTCGAGGCGGCGGAGGGCATTCCCGCCGCCGTCGCCGTGCTGAAGGATGCGGTGGCCGAAGCCGACGGGTTGCTGCTCGTCACGCCTGAGTACAACAACGGCGTGCCGGGCGTGTTCAAGAACGCGATCGACTGGATGTCGCGCCCGGCCTCCGACATCCCCCGCGTGTTCGGCGGCAAGCCCGTCGCGCTGATCGGCGCGTCGCCCGGCAATTTCGGGACGATCCTGTCGCAGAATGGCTGGTTGCCGACGCTGCGAACGCTCGGTGCCGAGCTGTGGAGCGGCCAGAAGCTGATGGTCTCGGGCGCCGGCCAGGCGTTCGACGGCGAAGGCAACCTGATCGACGATGCCGTGCGCGCCAGGCTTGCGCGGTTCGTGGCGGGCTTCGTCGCTTCGCTCTGACCTGGCGCCCGGGGGCCCGTCGATCTTCCCGGGTCGATCTTCCCGATATGTGCCGCGGCAGGCCGAGGAAAGAGCCTGCCGCGACGTCCCGTCATTCGTGCCGCCCCGTCATTCGTAGCGCAGCGCGCGGATCGGGCTGGTGCGCGCGACGCGCCAGGCATGGGCCGAGATGGTCCCAATCGCGATCATCACGGCGAGCAGGCCGGCCACCAGGAACGGCACCGGGGTCAGCGAGATCCGGCTTTCGAACCCGTTGAGCCACCCGCGCATCACCCACCAGGCGATCGGCCAGGCGATCAGGTTCGCGATCAGCACCGGCTGGCTGAACTGCCACACCAGCAGTCGCAGGATGTCGCCGGTGCGGGCTCCCAGCACCTTGCGGATGCCGATCTCCTTGGTGCGCCGCTCCGCGGTGAAGGACGCGAGGCCGAACAGGCCGAGGCATCCGATCACCACCGCGAGGATCGCGAAGGCGCCGAACAGTTTCGCCCGTGCCTCGTCGGCGTTGTAGAGATCGCGCACGATATCGTCGACGAACTTGGCGTCGAACGGCACGTCGGGCACCTGGCGCTTCCACGCCGCGGCGACCTGGTCATAGGCCAGCTTGGGTTCGACACCCTGGAAGCGTACCGCCATGCTGTTGTAACCGTTGGTCTGGTAGAAATAGAACATCGGCTGCAACGGGTCGCGCGCTGAGCGATACCGGGCATCGGCGACGATGCCGATCACGGTCGCCGGCACCAGGCCATATTCGCCGTCGACTATACTGGCCATCACCGTCTTGCCGAGCGCCGTCTCCGCCTGGGCGAAACCGAGCCGATGCGCCGCCTCCTCGCTCAGGATGATATTCAACCCACGCTGGACCAGTGCCCGCTCAGCCTCGGGCTGGGCCGGCTGAGGTGTGGTCGCGTCGTCGCGCGGCTGGCTCTCGGAGAAGGTGCGGCCGGCGATCAGCCTGATGCCCATTGCCTTGAAGAAATCCGGATCGGCCCCGTACACGCCGAGCGCGACCGGATTCGAGCTACCCGGCAGGCTGACCGTGGTCACCGCATTGTTGCCGCCATTGACCGAGATGGTCGAGCGGGCGACGGCGGTGACGCCCGGAATGCGCCTCATCTCCTCCATCAGCGGCCGTGCCACGGCTTCCGCCTGGGGCCGGCCGACGCTCCCGATCTGGATCAGCCCGTCACGCTTGTATCCGGCGTCGCTGGTGCGTGCGTAAACGGTCTGGGCATAGACGATCGAGGTGCAGATGATCAGCCCGATCGACACGGCGAACTGGCCGATCACCAGGACATTGCGCAGCCGCCCGGAGCCTTCGGCGTCGGCAGCGGACTTGTTGGCCTTCAGCACGCGCGCCGGTTCGAAGCGCGACAGGACGAGCGCCGGATAGACGCCACCCGCCAGCCCGACGAGCAGGGTGAGGCCGATCACCGGGAAGATCAGCCCGTCGAACGCGAAATAGCGCAGCGAGATGTCCGCCTTCAGGAAGGTGTTGAGGCCGGGCAGGGTGATCTCCACCACGGCCAGCGCCACCAGCATCGCGATCGCCGCGAGCAGGATCGATTCACCGATGAACTGGGTGATGAGCTGCCGGCGTGTCGCGCCGAGCACTTTGCGCAGCGCGACTTCCCGGGCGCGCTGGGTGGCGCGGGCGGTGGCGAGGTTGGTGAAGTTGACGCATGCCATGGCCATGATCAGCAGCGCGACGATGGCGAAGGTGATGATCGTCGTCTTGTCATTGCCCGGCCGCATCGTGGCCATCTGTGCCTCGCCGAGATGGATGTCGCGGAGGTTGACGAGTTTCCAGTCCTGGTTGTCGCCCGCATTCTGCTTGCGCGTGCCATTGTCCTCGTCGGGAATGTTGCGCTTTTCCCAGGCGGGTAGCGCGGCGTTGATCGTGTTCACGTCGACGCCGGGCTTCAGGCGGACGAGATAGTTGCCGGCCTGGCTGTTCCAGCTTGTGAGCACGAACGGGGACTTGGCGAAAAAGGCCTGGGGATCGAAGCGCACGACCATGTTCATCGCGAGCGACGTGTTCCTGGGCATGTCCTTGTACACGCCCGTCACGCGGTAGTCGGCGGTGACATCGCCGAACATCAGGGTCACCGTGCGGCCGATCGGGTTGCCGTTGCCGAACAGGATCCTGGCCTGCGTCTCGCCCAGCGCCATCGCATGCGGATCATCGAGCGCATGTGCGGGGTCGCCATGAATGAAGGGCACCTCCACCACGCTGAACAGCGGGCCGTCGGCAAGGAGCGTATCCTGGACCGTCGAGGGCTGGCCGTCCTTGAGCACGACGACGCTGGTGCCCTTCACATAGATCGCACGCTCGATCTGGGGGAAGTCCTTCTTCAGCGCGACGCCGGCGGCATAGCTCGTCACCTGAAGCTTCATCTCCTGGCCGCCGGACTCGGTCGGGCTATAGAAATCCTGCAGCTCGAAGGTGCGGTCGGCATTAGGCAGCCAGCCATCGTAGCTGAATTCGTAGCGTACGAAGCCGAGGATCAGCAGGCATGCCGCGATGCCGAGCGCGAGGCCCGCGATGTTGATGAAGGCATAGGCGCGGTTCTTGGCGAGCGCGCGAAGGCCGACGGTCAGGTAGTTGCGCCACATGGCGGGTCTCCGGGTTCTGGGTCGTTCAGGCGGCGCGGCGGTGCTGTTGCAGGATTCGGCCGTCGAGCATGTTGACGACCCGGCTGGCATAGTCGGCATGGGCGGGGGAGTGCGTGACCATCACGATGGTCGAGCCTTCTGCGTTGAGTTGCTGAAGCATACGCATCACCTCGTCGCCGTGATTGGTGTCGAGGTTGCCGGTCGGCTCGTCGGCGAGGATCAGCTTGGGTTCCGCGACCAGCGCGCGAGCGACGGCGACTCGCTGCTGCTGGCCGCCCGAAAGCTGGCTTGGCCGATGGCGGGCGCGGTGGGCGATGCCGACCCGGTCCATCACCACATCGGTGCGGCGCTTGCGCTCGGCGGCTGATACGTCGTGATACAGCAGCGCCAGCTCGATATTCTCGCGCACCGACAGCTCGTCGACGAGATTGAAGCTCTGGAAGATGAAGCCGATATTCGCCTTGCGCACCTCGGCCAGCCTGCCCTCGCCGAGGCCGGCAACCTCCTGGCCGTTGAACACATAGGAGCCGCTCGTCGGCGAATCGAGCATGCCCATCAGGTTGAGCAACGTCGACTTGCCGCAGCCCGATGGACCCATCACCGCGACGAATTCGCCATCGGCTATTTCAAGGTCGATCGCGTCGAGCGCGGTCGTCTCGATCGTATCGGAGCGGTAGGCCCGTGAAAGCGCGCGCATCTCAAGCATAAGGTCAGTCCTTTCCTTTGGCCGTCAGGTCGAGCCGGTCCTTGTCGGCGAAACCGGTATAGGGGGAGGTGATGACGTGCTCGCCCGGGTCGAGCCCTTCGAGCACCTCGATCGAATCGGGGTTGCGGCGGCCGAGCCGGACCGGGCGCTTCATCGCGCTGCCACCGTCGGGCGACACCACGAATACCCAGTTGCCGCCGGTCTCGTTGTAGAAGGCGCCGGCCGGGATCAGCCGCGCCGGGGCTGGATCGCCCAGCGTCAGCTTGGCCTGAAGCGTCTGGCCGCGCTGGATGTTGGCCGGCTCCGTACCGAGGAACTGCAGGTCGACCTGGAACTGGCCGTTCTGCACCTGCGGGTAGATCTTGGTGACCCTGGCGGCGAAGTTCTTGCCGTTCCAGTCGACGCTGGCTTTCTGGCCGAGCTGCACGCGGCCGAGATAGAATTCGTCGACGCCGGCCATCAGCTTGTTCCGGCCCGGGCTGTCGATCTGGCCGATCCGCTCGCCGGGCTTGAGCGACTGGCCGACCTGGATCGAGAAGCCGGAAAGCTGGCCGGCGACCGGCGCGCGCAGGTTGAGCGCGTCGAGATTGGCACGGGCCAGGCTCAGGCTCGACTGCATCGAAGCGGCGGAGGCGCGTTGCTGGGCGAGCTGGCTGCCCTGGAGCTTCTCGTCGGTCGCCTGGCTGCGGTGGACGGCGTCCATGCGCCTCTGCGTGGAGAGATAGTCATCCCGGGTATCGTTGAACTGCTTGCCCGATACGAAGCCGCGCGCGGCAAGCGGCTGCTCGCGCTCATATTGACGGCGCGCCTTGGTCGCGGCGAGATCGGCGTCGATCATCGAGCGCTCATTGGCGAGGCGGGTCTGGGCCAGGGCAAGTTCCTGGCTGCGCATGTTGTTGATCTGCTGCTCGACCTCGGTCTGGCGGGCGAGCGTGGAGAGCTGGAGCTCGGCATTGGACAGCTCGACGATCAGTTCGCCCTTGGCGAGGCTGGCGCCGTCCTCGGCGATCACCTTCTCGACCCGGCCGCCCTCGATCGAATCGAGATAGACGGTGAGGAGCGGGGTGACGCGGGCGCGGAGCGGAATGAAATCCTCGAACTTGCCGGTCCGGACGGGCGAGATCGTCAGCCGGTCGGCCGCGACGGTCTGCGAGCCGGCGCGCGGGGCGAGAAACCAGAAAAGCACGGCGGCGACCAGCAGCGTCCCGGCGCCGATCATGATCTTGGTCCGCCTGGACAGCTTGCGCGTCTCGACGACCCGATCCATCCCGCTGCCCGTCACTGGACGGTCGCCCGGCTGGTCCCCCTTCATATGTACGACACTCATCTTCACTCCCCTGTTGGGGTCATGCTCAGCAAGCGGCGTGCCAGCCTTGGTCTCAGGAAAAGTCACGGGTCAGCCCTTGATCCAGTGTCCGGTTCCGGACAGTGACGTCCGGAACCGGACGCGAATCCCGGTCACGCAATCTGGCCGGCGACGAGCGAGGCGACCGTGACGACCGGCGCGGACGACGCGAAGGTCAGGCAGGCGGTGATTGCCATTGCGGCGATTGCGCTCAGGATTTGCGGCTTCAGGGTCAGTTTCATCGTCGATCTCCTTGGGTGGTGCCGGTTGGCAATCCTCCGTTCAGCATGAGGCGTGCCAGATACGGAAATCGGCGGATTTGCGGGCTTTCGTCTCCGGGGGACAATCCTGGCACGGAATTTGACTGTCCGATTTCGCACGCGGATTGTACGGGAGCGGTCAATGGGGAAATCGGCGGAATTCGATCTCTGCGTCGTGGTGGACGACGACGAGGATATATTGACCGCCGCGCGGCTGTTGCTGCGCGGCCTGTTCAACGAGGTGGTGACCGCGCGCGCGCCGGACGAGGCGATCACCGCGATCGCCGGCCGGTCGGCCGATGTCGTGCTGCTCGACGCCAATTTCGCGCGCGGGGCGACTGATGCGGCGGAAGGACTTGCCTGGCTCGACCGGCTGCTCGCGATCGACCCGGATCTGGTGGTGGTGATGATCACGGCGCACGCCGGCGTGAACGTCGCGGTGGAGGCGATGAAGCGCGGGGCGACCGATTTCGTGTCCAAGCCCTGGTCGAACGAGCGCCTGCTCGCGACCGTGCGCACCGCTGCGTCGCTTCGCCGTTCGCGCCGCGCGGTTGCGGTGGAGAAGGCGCGCGTGGTCGCGATCACCGATACCAAGCCCGGCACCAATACCCCGCTGATCGGCCAGTCGCCGGCGATGGCGCGCGTCCACTCGCTGATCTCCCGCGCGGCACCGACCGAGGCGAACGTGCTGGTGCTCGGCGAGAACGGCACCGGCAAGGAGATCGTCGCGCGCGAGCTGCACGCCAAGTCGCTGCGCGCGCCCCAGCCGATGCTGACGGTCGATCTCGGCGCGATCGCGACCGAACTGATCGATTCCGAGCTGTTCGGTCATGTGAAGGGCGCCTTCACTGATGCGCGCGCGGATCGCATCGGCCGAATCCAGGCGGCCGACGGCGGCACGCTGTTCCTCGACGAGATCGGTAATCTGCCGCTCCACCTCCAGCCGAAGCTGCTGACCGTGCTTGAGCAGCGCCAGGTCACGCCGGTCGGCGCCAACCGGCCGATTCCGGTCGATATCCGGGTGATCGCGGCGACCAATATGACGCCGCAGATGCTGCGCGACGACCGTCATTTCCGGCAGGACCTGCTCTTTCGGCTCAACACCGTCGAGATCGAGCTGCCGCCCCTGCGGGAGCGACGCGAGGACGTGGCCGCGCTGGTCAGCCATTTCCTCGATCATTATGCCCGGCGCTACAACCGGCCGGCGCCCGAGATCACCGCCGGGGCCCGGGCTGCGCTCGCCGCGCATGACTGGCCGGGCAATGTCCGCGCGTTGCGCCATGCGATCGAACGGGCCGTGATCCTGGCGGGCGATGTGCCGCTCGAGGCGGAGGATTTCCCGCTCGGCGCCTCTGCGCCGCGTGTCGCGCCCGACGCGGTGGTCACCCCGGCTGCGTCCGAGCTCAATCTGGAGAAGGTCGAGCGCCGGCTGGTCGAGGAAGCGCTGAAGAAGCACGGCTACAATATCTCGATGGCGGCGACCGAACTCGGCCTGTCACGCGCGGCGCTTTATCGGCGGATGGAGAAACATGGGCTTTGACCGGCGGTTCACGCTTGTCCTCGGGCTCTGGATCGGGGCGTTGCTCGTGGCGCTCGCCGGATTCATCTGGTCCTGCGAGGTGGAAGGGCTGGGCGCGACGCGGATCGTCGCCGGGCTGATCGTGCTCTTCGCCGCGAGAGGCCTGTGGAATCATGTCGACCGCACCAACCGCACTGTGGCGCGCTTCGTCGAGGCGCTGAGCAGCAAGGATTTCGCCGCCCGTTTCGACGGGCGCGGCGGTGCCGGCTTCGGCGAACTGGGCAGGGCGCTCGATGCCGCGATGCGCGGGCTGCAGGACGAGCGTGACCGGTCGGCGCGGGAGATGCGCTATCTTGAGGCGCTGGTCGACGACATGCCGGTCGCGCTGCTGACGGTCGATGAAGCACATGGCGCGACGCCGGCCAACAAGGCTGCGCGGCGGCTGTTCGGACGCCACCAGGGTGTCCGGCCGGAGGATTACGCGGTCTATGGCGCGACCTTCGCGTCACGACTCGCCGACGACGGGGAGGCGCGGCAGGAATTGCTGATCCTGCGCATGCCCGGCGGGCCGCAGCGTGCGATCGTGCGGACGGCGTCGCTCGAGCGACTCGGCCTGCGCATCCGTGTTGTGACGGTGGAACCGGTTCAGGGCACGCTCGATACGGTCGAGATGGCGGCGCAGACCGATCTCGTTCGCGTGCTGACCCACGAGATATTGAACTCGCTCACCCCGGTGACCTCGCTGGCCAGCACCGCTGCCGCATTGCTCGAAGCGGAGCCGCCTGACGTGCCTGATGCACGCGTCGCGGTGACGACGCTTGCGCGCCGGGCCGAAGGGTTGCGCGGCTTCATCGACAGCTATCGCGCGGTTTCGCATGCGCCGGCCCTGCGCCGCCGTCCGTTCGAGGCCGCGCCTTTCGTCGCTGAACTGGCCAAGCTGTTCGCGGCTGAATGGGGCGATGTGCGGTTGATCGTTGAGGTCAAGCCGGACATCGTCCTCGACGCCGATCCCGACTTGCTGGCGCAGGTGTTGATCAATCTGCTGCGCAACGGGGCGCAGGCGGCGCATCGCGGCAGCGGTGCGCACTGGGTGCGGCTGTCGCTGTCGGCGGTCTCGGGGCGCATCTGGATCGAGGTCGAGGACAGTGGAACGGGCGTGCCGCGGAATCTGCGCCGCGACATCTTCCTGCCCTTCTTCACCACGCGCGCCGAAGGCACCGGGGTCGGCCTGAATCTCGCGCGGCAGGTCGTGGTGGCGCATGGCGGCTCGATCGACATTGCCGATGGTCGCATTGGCGGGGCGCTGTTCCGCATCATCCTGTGAACTGATCGTGCCGGGCGGCCCTTGCGCTCAGGTGGAGGGGGCGGCCAGACCAGGCTGACGCGGTTTCGATCTGGCCGATTTCTTGAGTGCCCGCCGGAAGTCCTTGGCGTGGCTGACAAGATGCGCCTTGTCGAAACAGGCGACGGCGCCGCGCGCGACCGCTTCGTGCGCAGTGTCGCTGCCATCCCTCGTGTGTGAGGAAACGACCAGCACCGGCGCGTGCGGGCTCGCCGCGAGTTCGTCCAGAAAGGTCATGCCGTCGATCCCCGGCATCGCGAGGTCGAGCGTGATCACGCTCGGCTGATGCTGCCGGATCAGCATGCGGGCAGTATCGATATCAGCGGCCGACCCGACAACCCGCAGGTCCCTGTCGCTGGACAGCATCTCCTCGATGATCGCGCGCACCGTCAGTGAATCGTCGATGATCAGGACGCTGCCCGGCGACGTTGCGCTCATCGGACTGCCCTTCGGGCAACCGGCCGGTCGCACGGGGCGGCCGGTTTTCTGCCGGGACCGTGGTGAAACCACGAAAGGCGCAGTCGGGTCATCGTCAACTCCCGCCGGTCTCAGCCATGGTCAGGCCAGCGCCCGCGCCAAGACTAGTCCGGGATACGGACCACAGACAAGGCGGACATGAACATGCGGGAATCTACATAAGCCCCCGGCAACCCTCGGGTAACCATCCGGCGTCATCTATCGATGCCGCGTCGAGGCGCCGCCGCCGTCGGTTACGTGGTTTCCCCAAGCAGATGACCCTACCGGGCGCGATTACCCTTGCGGCGGGGGATTGCACCTATCGAGATCGGCTTTGTCGTGACGTCAAAGGAATTGCTTGTCCTGATCGTGCGTGATGGCGGCCTGCGCAGTGCGCTGACCGCGCGCCTGTCGCTGCAGGGCGAGAGCCTCGTCACGCTCGAGGCCGATCCGGAAGATCCCTATATCCGCCGCGTCGCGCCGGCGCCCCGGATTCTGGTGATCGACAAGGCGACGTTGGGTGGACGGCTCCAGGCGGTAGCGGCCAGCAGGCATTGGCGCGGCGTCATCGCGCTGGCCGACGATACCGAAGAAGGCGATGCCGGAGACCCGCTCAGCATCGTCCGTCACGGGCAGGCGCTGACGGGCGTGGCCGAAACGCTGGCGCGGTGGCGCCTGGCGCGCGCCTGACGGGTTTGTCAGGGTTGCGGGATCAGCCCGGCCGCAAAGGCGATGCGCAAAGCCTCGGGCAGGCTCCTGACCCCGAGCTTGGTCATCAGGTTGGCCCGATAGATTTCCACGGTGCGCGGGCTGATATCCAGTTCATAGGCGATCACCTTGTTGGCCCGGCCCTCGATCAAACCCATCAGCACATCGCGCTCGCGCGGCGAGAGGCCGTCGATCTTGGCCCTTGCCTGTTCCGCATGATTGGCGGCGGCGCTGTCCTGGGCCAGGCGGGAGAAGGCTGCGTCGACCGTGCGCAGCAGCGTCTCGGCCTCATAGGGCTTTTCGATGAAGTCGAGCGCGCCTGCCTTCATCGCCTGGACCGCCAGCCCGACATTGCCCTCGCCGGTCAGGATCACCGACGCATATTTCTTCGGCTCCGCGTCCTGCAGCGCGTTGAGCACGTCGATCCCGTTCGATCCGGGCATGTGGAAATCGAGCAGGAGCACGCCGGGATCGAGATCGGATGCGCTGGTCAGGAACATGTCGCCGCTGCGGAAGCTGCGGACCAGCAGGTCCGACTGCAGCGACAACAGGCTATGCAGGGACGCACGGACAGCATCGTCGTCGTCGACAAGATAGATGCTTCGGGTCATCGCTCGAACTCCTCCAGCGCCTGCTGTCCATGAGATCGGCCGCTCACCTGGTGGGCCGTGCCCAGGGAGGTGTGCGGCACTATCGCGCCTGCCGGCCAGCCGGGCGCGAAGCGCCACGCCGGGCTCGCTGAGTGTGTGCGGGGGTTCCCGTCCAACCTGCCTGCACCCCTTGTCCACGCGAACATGTCTATGAACATCCATAACAGGCCTGAAGCAAAATGCCACACGGGGCAGTTTCTGTTCGCTGATTCGGAAATACAACCAAAATGAAGATTTGCTGCGATGCATTGTAGTTAGTGAGGCGTTTACCAATCGTTCGGCGGGCCAGTGCCGGGGTTGCTCCGGTAAATTGTCCTACGATCCAGAAATGCGCAGTACTACGTCGTTATGAGAGAGCGGTTCGGAGGCATGGTCGCGGATTTTCCAATATAGTGCCGCCGCCGTGATGCGCAGGAAATCAACTAT
This window encodes:
- a CDS encoding response regulator, encoding MTRSIYLVDDDDAVRASLHSLLSLQSDLLVRSFRSGDMFLTSASDLDPGVLLLDFHMPGSNGIDVLNALQDAEPKKYASVILTGEGNVGLAVQAMKAGALDFIEKPYEAETLLRTVDAAFSRLAQDSAAANHAEQARAKIDGLSPRERDVLMGLIEGRANKVIAYELDISPRTVEIYRANLMTKLGVRSLPEALRIAFAAGLIPQP